One Dictyostelium discoideum AX4 chromosome 3 chromosome, whole genome shotgun sequence genomic region harbors:
- the gxcAA gene encoding IQ calmodulin-binding domain-containing protein (pleckstrin homology (PH) domain-containing protein~calponin homology (CH) domain-containing protein) — MNSSKEIQWAQTILKQKQIAINSIDDFRDSVLLIELLQIITNKTITKYFKKPKNRFQSIENASIALNFMKDNSFQITTFYSPQDLADGNEKSIKSIIYIIYLYGHGKPLRLKRIRRNTIVNNRKVLLETSFSSPDLNNFSEEEEDIEEDDDDDEEEIQLESIHDDDGDTTSESDIGESLKKSFSTASISSETDGNGINSSTEKLSPPTSPTISPTFATFWRKESLKSQLSSSLGSNGGSRRFSGAFTNRSTINIKNIQNNQMSNSIGSLPIVPLPSNGDGGDSGGGGGNGSGSSTPTQGWFKSVKTEDSNKKKSIKKVPLLVKISAPDFERYNNVEFLGAIINCQRFIRGWMSRRILKQRKKFNSHRNKCFNEIITSEESYVQCVEMIVKVFYQQIMWNNKVSPSPYLKLEDINTIFSTINQIYSFNTELLTQLKKVADTWSHYQTVGNVFNSMVHYMKLYKTYCLNYDSAILCLQKAKKNQTFNLFIKACLDHPENKMKQSLESLLITVVQRIPRYIMLINDLLSHTWKDHPDYQNLQTALNMVQTVASEVNRSIKTAESQSRVLEIQKSLIGWSEENNSELVQPTRLFLKQGVILDCQLDTRFSKDLQQMVYFLFNNAILITGKEDSSHCFKFKYFFDLTDPSTKLKDIDDNQVIKNAFQLILGKTMAFLATESLSEKQYLLNHIQTNCKTKITRPSTLILDSNNNNLNNSSSTLLLNSSSSTLTFSNSLLPQLPPQQSNETSTTTTTTTNTPSSITTNTPSSTNQELEQQLQTENLDNNNNNDNNNNLDDNNNDNLVCEEILKSFDSDKNYTVSILGTTNLKEAGKKEYTVYNICITNDETGETINITKRYSEFDYLNKKMKKKFPNQEIKELPKKHFINSLGTTTVESRRLMLEIYLQQLFQIEIVRKSQQLRNFIASVSNKENITDNDNIQDLQQQQQQQQQQQQQQQQQQQQQQQQQQQQQQQTSHSSFEPFLKKLKENQLLKREKSSEKSLDKVLKKEKSTDKNLDKSSSLKKEKSDRILKKEKSTDKNLDKLKKKEIDGTITTTITTTTDQITPDTNSSSN; from the exons AGATAATTCTTTTCAAATTACAACTTTTTATAGTCCACAAg ATTTAGCAGATGgtaatgaaaaatcaattaaaagtataatttatattatttatttatatggaCATGGTAAACCATTAagattaaaaagaataagaAGAAATACAATagttaataatagaaaagttttattagaaacttctttttcttcaccagatttaaataattttagtgaagaagaagaagatattgaagaagatgatgatgatgatgaagaagagatTCAATTAGAATCAATacatgatgatgatggtgatacaACATCAGAATCAGATATTGGTGAATcattaaagaaatcattttcaacagCATCAATATCATCAGAAACTGATGGTAATGGAATAAATTCATCAACTGAAAAATTATCACCACCCACATCACCAACTATTTCACCAACATTTGCAACATTTTGGAGAAAAGAGTCATTAAAGAGtcaattatcatcatcattaggTTCAAATGGTGGTAGTAGAAGATTTAGTGGCGCATTTACAAATAGATCaactataaatattaaaaatattcaaaataatcaaatgtcaaattcaattggtaGTTTACCAATTGTACCACTACCATCCAATGGAGATGGAGGtgatagtggtggtggtggtggtaatggtagtggtagttcAACACCAACTCAAGGTTGGTTTAAATCTGTTAAAACCGaggattcaaataaaaagaaatcaataaaGAAAGTACCATTGTTAGTAAAGATATCAGCACCAGATTTTGAAAGATATAATAATGTTGAATTCTTAGGagcaattattaattgtcaAAGATTTATTAGGGGTTGGATGAGTAGACGTATATTGAAACaaagaaagaaatttaattctCATAGAAATAAATGCTTTAATGAGATTATCACATCAGAGGAATCCTATGTCCAATGTGTTGAGATGATAGTCAAGGTGTTCTATCAACAAATCATGTGGAATAATAAAGTTTCACCAAGTccttatttaaaattagaagATATCAATACGATATTCTCAACAATAAATCAAATCTATTCATTCAATACTGAGCTATTAACACAATTGAAAAAGGTGGCAGACACATGGAGCCATTACCAAACCGTTGGTAACGTCTTCAATTCAATGGTACATTATATGAAGCTTTATAAAACatattgtttaaattatGATTCGGCAATCCTGTGTCTACAAAAGGCTAAAAAGAATCAAACATTCAATCTATTCATAAAGGCCTGCTTAGACCATCCAGAGAATAAGATGAAACAAAGTTtggaatcattattaatcaCAGTGGTACAGAGAATACCAAGATATATCATGTTGATCAATGATCTACTATCACATACTTGGAAAGATCATCCAGATTATCAAAATCTTCAAACCGCTCTTAATATGGTCCAAACGGTGGCATCTGAAGTCAATAGGTCAATTAAAACAGCGGAATCTCAATCAAGGGTATtggaaattcaaaaatcGTTAATTGGCTGGTCAGAGGAGAATAATTCAGAATTGGTGCAACCTACTAGACTATTCTTAAAACAAGGTGTAATCTTAGATTGTCAATTGGATACTAGATTCTCAAAAGATTTACAACAAATGGTTTATTTCTTATTTAATAATGCTATACTTATCACTGGTAAAGAGGATTCATCACattgtttcaaatttaaatactttTTCGACCTAACTGATCCTTctacaaaattaaaagatatcgATGATAATCAAGTTATTAAAAATGCATTCCAATTAATTCTTGGTAAAACTATGGCTTTCTTAGCAACTGAATCTTTATCAGAGAAACAATACCTTTTAAATCATATTCAAACAAATtgtaaaactaaaataactAGACCTTCAACTTTAATATtagatagtaataataataatttaaataattcaagttcaacattattattaaatagttCAAGTTCAACATtaactttttcaaattcattattaccacAATTACCTCCTCAACAATCAAAtgaaacatcaacaacaacaacaactacaacaaatacaccatcatcaataacaacaaatacaccatcatcaacaaatcaAGAATTggaacaacaattacaaactgaaaatttagataataataataataatgataataataataatttagatgataataataatgataatttagtttgtgaagaaattttaaagagTTTTGATAGTGATAAAAATTATACAGTATCAATTTTAGGtacaacaaatttaaaagaagcaggtaaaaaagaatatacagtttataatatttgtattacAAATGACGAAACTGGtgaaactattaatattacaaagAGATATAgtgaatttgattatttaaataaaaagatgaaaaagaaattcccAAATCAGGAGATTAAagaattaccaaaaaaacattttataaattctttagGTACTACTACTGTAGAATCTAGAAGGTTAATGTTggaaatttatttacaacaattatttcaaattgaAATAGTAAGAAAAAGTCAACAACTTAGAAATTTCATTGCATCAGtttcaaataaagaaaatattactgataatgataatatacaggatttacaacaacaacaacaacaacaacaacaacaacaacaacaacaacaacaacaacaacaacaacaacaacaacaacaacagcaacaacaacaacaaacttctcattcatcatttgaaccatttttaaagaaattaaaagagaatcaattattgaaaagGGAGAAATCCTCTGAAAAAAGTTTagataaagttttaaaaaaagaaaaatctactgataaaaatttagataaatcatcatcattaaaaaaagaaaagtcTGAtagaatattaaaaaaagaaaaatcaactgataaaaatttagaCAAGTTAAAGAAAAAGGAAATTGATGGCACCATCACTActacaataacaacaacaactgatCAAATTACACCTGATACGAATTCCTCCTCAAATTGA